GCTCGTCCAGGGGAAGTCGGTAATCATGGTAAGCCACGACGTCGAGTTTGTAGCGGACTGCAGACCAGACATCGTCTTGATGGCGGGAGGCAGGATAGTGGCTGAAGGAAAGGCGGAGGAGGTGCTTACAAATCCGGGATTGCTGGAGAAATGCTCCATCATCATGCCCCAAGTCGCGCAGCTGATGCGCATGCTGGACAAGCATGGCTTAGAGAGTCGGGTCATAGACGTTTACTCGGCTGTGGAGGTTTTAAAAACGCTTTGGAGGGCCGTTTAAACCTTGTCTATGAGGGTGTTTGAGGGATTCAAGTTCACCAAGCTTAACACCCCGATTCACAACATGGATCCTAGAGCCAAGTTCACCGTCGTTATGGGAATCTTCATCCTCGCCGTCGTGTTCACGGAGCTCCTCCCCCTGCTAATCCTCTTCACAACCCAGATACCGCTAACGGCTTCCTCGAAATGCCTGAAGAGGTGGCTAGGGTCGTTGAAGGGAGCCGCCTACCTCGCCGCCCTCATATTCGGAATGAACTTCATCACAGGCGCCTCCCTAACATTCGCATTCT
Above is a genomic segment from Candidatus Bathyarchaeia archaeon containing:
- a CDS encoding ABC transporter ATP-binding protein, which encodes LVQGKSVIMVSHDVEFVADCRPDIVLMAGGRIVAEGKAEEVLTNPGLLEKCSIIMPQVAQLMRMLDKHGLESRVIDVYSAVEVLKTLWRAV